The Desulfohalovibrio reitneri genome contains a region encoding:
- a CDS encoding GNAT family N-acetyltransferase yields the protein MTDSVSSARAERPAPSPAIRPARLEDAGRLLELVRRVEGGAPYLLDEVDELGLTPKTMLSRMASILSRPTSFILVAEDENERLVGYVFALGGHLTGLSHVSRVNGIGVLPEMRGHGVARALMRALEVLAREAGVRRLELKYMTPNTEAASLYESLGFQREGVERMAYRVGGEYLDAVVMAKLLPVDEEAEER from the coding sequence ATGACCGATTCCGTCTCGTCCGCCCGCGCGGAGCGTCCCGCGCCCTCTCCCGCCATACGCCCCGCCCGGCTGGAGGACGCGGGACGGCTGCTGGAGCTTGTCCGCCGCGTGGAGGGCGGGGCCCCCTATCTGCTGGACGAGGTGGACGAACTGGGGCTGACGCCCAAGACCATGCTCTCGCGCATGGCCTCCATCCTGTCGCGGCCGACCTCGTTCATCCTGGTGGCCGAGGACGAAAACGAGCGGCTGGTGGGCTACGTGTTCGCCCTGGGCGGCCATTTGACCGGTCTGTCCCACGTGAGCCGGGTGAACGGCATCGGCGTGCTGCCGGAGATGCGGGGGCACGGCGTGGCCCGGGCGCTGATGCGCGCCCTGGAGGTGCTGGCCCGCGAGGCGGGCGTGCGGCGGCTGGAGCTGAAATACATGACACCCAACACGGAAGCGGCTTCCCTCTACGAATCCCTTGGCTTCCAGCGGGAGGGGGTGGAGCGCATGGCCTACCGGGTGGGCGGGGAGTACCTGGACGCCGTGGTCATGGCCAAGCTGCTGC
- a CDS encoding bifunctional riboflavin kinase/FAD synthetase gives MIVINDPSELEGSLTESCVTLGNFDGVHKGHQKLISSVTQHAVCHHQLSVVVTFEPHPMKVLAGRKAPPFITLLDQKLELIAALGVEVCLVMPFTRELAALPPEEFVRSHLVEGLRMKALYIGYDYAFGRNRAGDYSALKALGERYGYSVTQLGPVMVGDAVVSSTRIRDLVQAGRLWDARELLGRFYQVAGKVVSGVGRGAAQLGFPTANLELVDELVPRVGVYACWAELLDKPREEREPVPAVVNVGHNPTFGEGADLSVEAHLLDFAENIYGQNIRLHFVQRIRDEQRFSGPEELVARITEDVRLGRRILAASEALL, from the coding sequence ATGATCGTCATCAACGACCCAAGCGAGCTCGAAGGCAGCCTGACCGAGTCCTGCGTCACGCTCGGCAACTTCGACGGCGTGCACAAGGGCCACCAGAAACTCATCTCCTCGGTCACGCAACACGCCGTCTGCCACCACCAGCTCTCTGTGGTGGTCACATTCGAGCCCCACCCCATGAAGGTGCTGGCCGGGCGCAAGGCCCCGCCCTTCATCACGCTTTTGGACCAGAAGCTGGAGCTCATAGCCGCCCTTGGCGTGGAGGTCTGCCTGGTCATGCCCTTCACCCGCGAGCTGGCCGCCCTGCCGCCGGAGGAGTTCGTCCGCAGCCACCTTGTCGAGGGGTTGCGCATGAAGGCCCTCTACATCGGCTACGACTACGCCTTCGGCCGCAACCGCGCCGGTGACTATTCCGCACTCAAGGCCCTGGGCGAACGCTACGGCTATTCCGTCACCCAGCTCGGCCCGGTCATGGTGGGCGACGCCGTGGTCTCCTCCACCCGCATCCGCGATCTGGTGCAGGCGGGCAGGCTGTGGGACGCCCGCGAGCTGCTGGGCCGCTTCTACCAGGTGGCGGGCAAGGTGGTCTCCGGAGTGGGGCGGGGCGCGGCGCAGCTGGGCTTCCCCACCGCCAACCTGGAGCTGGTGGACGAACTGGTCCCCCGCGTGGGCGTCTACGCCTGCTGGGCGGAACTGCTTGACAAGCCCCGCGAGGAGCGCGAACCCGTACCGGCCGTGGTCAACGTGGGCCACAACCCCACCTTCGGCGAGGGCGCGGACCTCTCGGTGGAAGCCCACCTGCTGGATTTCGCCGAGAACATCTACGGCCAGAACATCCGCCTGCACTTCGTGCAGCGCATCCGCGACGAACAACGTTTTTCCGGTCCCGAGGAGCTGGTTGCCCGCATCACCGAGGACGTGCGCCTCGGGCGGCGCATCCTGGCCGCTTCCGAGGCGCTGCTTTAG